ctgactacatacatgctgaaaatcaaacagttttactgatttaatttagatattttccaaactaaaagtccctagaagtgtacgATTCAACATTtttccatggtctagtgttaaaaaagttaacaaaaatcacaataaatcataaaaccGAATactaaaaaatcgcaatacatattgaatcggcacccaagtatcgtgatagtattgaatcaggaaaTAGATGCATGGTCCCAGCTCTAATGGACACTCAGTATAACTCCACAGCATCATTTCCTGCCTCTGCTGCTCACTGCACTGAATACAGCTTTAAAATATTCATTGAAACATTCAATTTAACATTGAATTCATACAAAATGTAACCAAAAAACTACCTGAAGACAAATATACTGTGTACAGTAGGTGTATTAAATCACTGACAGGTTTTGTCTCAGTGTGTTGTGAGTGCAGTGCTGAATTTATCTTGTTTCTATCAGGAGGAAGCTGGaaaaacctgaacctgaacccagCTGTGTGTCCATGAAGAGTGACTGGTCTATGGATCGTCCTATAGCCTTCAAAGATGGACGGCACTCTGTTGAACAACGGTGAGGATTTCaaactgataatgaaaacaaaattattttattagacTCTCAGTTGTGAGATCTCTTTTTCAAgaaaacagtgagctgaaagCTACAAACGGCTGCAGACTGAGCTGTTGATTCTCAGTGGGATCAGCAGGACTAGTAAACATTTACCACTACAGGGAGTCATCTGATTCACTGTGGACATCCAAATATCACTTCATGGACCTGTCCCtggtgtttgtctctgtgtggacAGACATAATGTGAGCTAATTCTTCATGATTCCTCCACAGAGTGGACCAGGAGAGTTCGGAGGTTCCCAGTTTTCAGTCTGCCCAGCAGCATCAAACACACCTGGACTCCATATTTATGGTCTGTACATGTACAACAACTACTTTTACGTCTATTCTGTTCACAGTCATCTCCATGCTGCACTTTTTAGACCAGTGGGATGTCATTCTGTCCAACATggatctgatgtttggttccatGATTTTAGTTTgatcgtgtcattcatataatattctgttccagctgctggaggagaacATCGTCACTTTTGTGAAGAACGAGCTGAAGAAGATCCAGAAGGTTTTAAGTTCAGATTACCCAGAATGCTtagagagtgagagggaggaTGAGGACGTGTTGGACGGTGAGgatgaagagaagaggaggagcagagatgAATTTGTGAAGATCACACTGCACTTCCTGAGGAGAATGAAGCAGGAGAAGCTGGCTGACTGTCTGCAGAGCAGTAAGAGGATTTCTCTAAAGATTTAACATGTTGGATGAATGGGACGTTTACTATTGTCTCAAGAGATGGACCAAAATATAGACCCTTTGTGTGTCGACGTCATGATTACGTCacagtgttagctggaggctaacactagcagtgggttaaagttacacatctaaaatgtcatcttgctgtgttgttgggtgccagaatccagatatcacatacagttgagatgacaaactgtgattcgaggctctagtgAGCTACAATATcgaaacgtttcagagatggagagtaaatgttgctaatatttagccttctgctaaacGCAGCCGTGAGCCATTGgctgcggttagcagaaggctaaactattagcaaccatttctctccatctctgaaacgctatGCCACTATTGTACGACTCTCTTTtagactgactttactgaaggatagttaactataggcatACAATGACCAGATgtcccggtttgtccgggaCAGTCCAGGTTTCAAGCTGacgtgtcccgagtcccgacaCATATCCGttaaacactcaaatgtcccggttttcaacagtcactaacaaattgtcctggttttcacaacaattaaaataataatattatacttacatagacgtttatcatgttccactcattaattaatttgtgcgcATGAGATAAGTATaaagagagccagcacagcgcaccaCTGTAGTCTCTATAGAGAGTGATGCTGTGCGCGGTCAAGCCAACATTACGCAGAACCCCCCGTGCTTATGTGCTcatcaaacgtgtcgttttgatAAATTATTCTAtacagttccttctgcgcatcaacaggcTTTTCACTccgcttataactccctcaggaccgtcagtatttcacccggtgtctccatTCTGACCAAAATTTCttctgagctccacaattttaattataatagcctgagaaaaaacaagttgaaaaataatgtacgtaggcccagacaacaatacgtttcctctgagggaaactctcaacaggactcccaaactgtcagtgcgtcatgagGGGGGTagtcctgtgattaaagggggagaaagtagtgaatgtgataagtcatGATGTCACAGGGGAGGTTGCAAAacaattattagacatgtgtattaaataaatgtttgtataacaagaggtGAATGCAtatgaatttgtcaaaattacaatccagaCATTCgttaaattgcattgaagtctatgagatctttgtttttctttcccccaaaagggggcgtggccttgagTTTTTGCGAAGctcccgtatgtgccggtctgatgtatattAATTTACTCATTCTTTGAGGAAATGTTGAAATATGTTCTTTGACTTATTGATCTTGTGTTCATTCAGGAACttttgctgcagtttgtcagcgTGAACTCAAATCGAACCTGAAGAAGAAgttccagtgtgtgtttgaggggaTCGCTAAAGCAGGAAACCCAACCCTTTTCAATCAGGTCTACACAGAGCTCCACATCACAGAGGGATGGCCTGCAGAGGTCAATGATGAACATGAGGTCAGACAGATTGAAACAGCATCCAGGAAACCACACAGACCAGAGACAACAATCAGACAAGaagacatctttaaagcctcaCCTGGAAGAGatgaaccaatcagaacagtgatGACGACGGGAGTGGCTGGCATCGGGAAAACAGTCTTAAcacagaagttcactctggactgggctgaAGACAAAGCCAACCAGGACATACAGTTCACATTTCCGTTCACTTTCAGAGAGCTGAATGTGCTGAAAGAGAAAAAGTACAGCTTGGTGGAGCTTGTTCATTACTTCTTTACTGAAACCAAAGAAGCAGGAATCTGCAGGTTTGAAGAGTTCCAGGttgtgttcatctttgacggtcTGGATGAGTGTCGACTTCCTCTGGACTTCCACAACAATGAGATCCTGACTGATGTTACAGAGTCCAACTCAGTGGATGTGCTGCTGACAAACCTCATCAGGGGGAACCTGCTTCCCTCTGCTCACATCTGGATAACCAcacgacctgcagcagccaatcagatccctcctgagTGTGTTGACATGGTGACAGAGGTGAGAGGGTTCACCGACccacagaaggaggagtacttcagaaAGAGATCCAGAGACGAGGAGCAGACCAGCACAATCATCTCCCACATCAAGACATCACGAaccctccacatcatgtgtcacATCCcggtcttctgctggatcacgtCTACAGTTCTGGAGGAGGTGTTGAAGACCATAGagggaggagagctgcccaagaccctgactgagcTGTACATCCACTTCCTGGTGGTTCAGTCCAAAGTGAAGAACATCAAGTATGATGGAGGAGCTGAGACAGATCCACACTGGAGTCCAGAGAGCAGGAAGATGATTGAGTATCTGGGAAAACTGGCTTTTGATCAGCTGCAGAAAGGCAACCTGATCTTCTATGAATCCGACCTGACAGAGTGTGGCATCGATATCAGAGCAGCCTCAGTGTACTCAGGAGTGTTCACACAGATCtttaaagaggagagaggactgtATCAGGACAAGGTGTTCTGCTTCGTCCATCTGACtgttcaggagtttctggctgctcTTCATGTCCATCTGACTTTCATCAACTCTGGAGTCAATCTGATGGCAGAAGAAGTAACAACCTCCCAGAAGTCTGAGACACACTTCTACCAGAGTGCTGTGGACAAGGCCTTGCAGAGTCCAAATGGACAGCTGGACTTGTTCCTCCGCTTCCTCCTGGGCCTTTCGCTGCAGACCAATCAGACTCTCCTACGAGGTCTGCTGACACAGACAGGCAGTAGCTCACAGACCAATCAGGAAACAGTCCAGCACATCAGGAAGAAGCTGGATGAGGATCTCTCTGCAGAGAAAAGCATCAATCTGTTCCACTGTCTGAATGAACTGAATGATCGTTCTCTGGTGAATGGCATCCAAAAGTACCTGAGATCAGGGCATCTCTCCATAGGTAACCTGTCTCCTGCTCAGTGGTCAGCTCTGGTCTTCATCTTACTGTCATCAGGAGAAGATCTGGACGTGTTTGACCTGAAGAAATACTGTGCTTCAGAGGAGGCTCTTCTGAGGCTGCTGCCAGTGGTCAAAGCCTCCAATAAAGCTCTGTAAGAACAGAGATAGTTGGATTCATATATCAGAACTtaaatactcttttttttttacttgttttttctTCATTACTGTCTCTTCAGACTGAGTGGCTGTAACCTCTCAGAGAGAAGCTGTGAGGCTCTGTCCTCAGTTCTCAGCTCCCGGTCCTCtagtctgagagagctggacctgagtaacaacaacctgcaggattcaggagtgaagtgGTTGTCTGCTGGaatggagagtccacactgtactCTGGAAACTCTCAGGTCAGGATTCATCAACATGTCCCATTAATCCTGATTTACATTAATGGATAAACTCGTAACCTGCATCTGTCTCTGATAATATGGTTTCAAACCAGTTGAATTTATTTAGTTTCAATGTCTTCCCATGAGCacattttatgttgtttttttctctctctattgtGAATTGAAATATCCGAGAGGAATCAGAGCTACCAGTAATGTTGTCAGAATGTTGATGGACATGAGTGGGTGTTTGGTTGTGACAAGAGAAATATGTGATGTCTCTTCAGGCTGAGTGGCTGTAACCTCTCAGAGAGAAGCTGTGAGGCTCTGTCCTCAGTTCTCAGCTCCCAGTCCTCtagtctgagagagctggacctgagtaacaacaacctgcaggattcaggagtgaagtggttgtctgctggactgaagagtccacactgtactCTGGAAACTCTCAGGTCAGGATTCATCAACATGTCCCATTAATCCTGATTTACATTAATGGATAAACTCGTAACCTGCATCTGTCTCTGATAATATGGTTTCAAACCAGTTGAATTTATTTAGTTTCAATGTCTTCCCATGAGCacattttatgttggtttttttctctctctattgtGAATTGAAATATCCGAGAGTAATCAGAGAGCTACCAGTAATGTTGTCAGAATGTTGATGGACATCAGTGGGTGTTTGGTTGTGACAAGAGAAATATGTgatgtgtgttatgtgtgtttgcaggctGTCAGGCTGTCTGATCACAGAGGAAGGCTGTTCTtttctggcctcagctctgagctccaacccctcccatctgagagagctggacctgagctaCAACCATCCAGGAGACTCTGGAGGGAAGCTGCTGTCTTCTGGATTGGAGGATCCACACTGGAGACTGGACACTCTCAGGTATGAAGAGGCCTGCTGcagtatagtagtacagtacACCGTAcaccacctgctcaggtaaaccgtgcactacctgttcaggtacaccgtacactacctgttcaggtaaaCCGTGCACTACCTGTTAAGGTACACCGtacactacctgttcaggtaaaCCGTACACCACCTGCTCAGATACACCGTAAAGGGCCTGTTTAGGTACACCGCACACCACCTGTTCAGGTAAACCGTGCACTACCTGTTAAGGTACACCGtacactacctgttcaggtacaccGTACACTACCTGTTTAGGtaaaccgtacactacctgttcaggtaaaCCGTACACCACCTGCTCAGATACACCGTAAAGGGCCTGTTTAGGTACACCGCACACCACCTGTTCAGGTACACCGTGCACTACCTGTTAAGgtacactgtacactacctgttcaggtacacAGTACACTACTTGTTCAGGTACACTGTAAATGGATGTGGAAGCAGCTGGTTCATATCATGTTGGACACAACTACTTTACAGGCTGAAAATATGTcagatgttgtgtttacagctcgtTTTCACTGAAACTCAAGTGGACAAAGAAATCAATTGACGCAAATTTAAACATTTGATTCACGGACTGACCCGTAGAGGAAATTGAGTCCGAAATTTCTGTTGATTGTCAATGTAACAttgataataatatatcattaatAAGTGAACATACTGAGCTGTAGTCATCTGATTATACCCCCGTGACAatgtagtcgggggtatatagcgctccgcgtgtctgtccgtccgtccgtccgttcgcgtgtcacactttagtTTCCGGAGCAGATCTCAGAAACAATTTAAAGACCGTGTAAATGAAATtcagagatttgtttctaaacacattataaatgtttgaaaataattactgaaaacatgaaaaggctgtgaacattgtagtactggattgtggagttaAACTGTTAAGCTGTCTATCGCtagttttgtgttcaggattttttagGCGGGGCTGAAATCATGGCTCGATGACGCACTGGAGCCATCCTTAACATAACTCCACCCGTCTTCACAAACCTGATTTTCAAATCGAAAAAAGAAATCCCAAATTTCTTTAGAGGTTTTGTTGGCTAGCTCAGTCAGTAGAGCATGTGACTCATGTTAACAGGATGGTGGGTTCAAGCCCTGCTATAGGCACTTTCATTACTGTTTTGTATTGCATTTTTATGATTGTAATCCATCCCATGTcctatgtatatttattctttttctatAAACTTGTAAAAAATTaatagtctttaaaaaaaaaaagaaaatgacaaagtGTCATGTGGCCCTGTATGGAGTACCAGGGCCACGAATGTCTTTGAGACTACTAGGACCACAAAAGcaagcactttgtccacggctgCGGCGGCGAACGCCTCGGATGAAATGCGGCGGGGGGGCCAGCCAGCGCCGGGGAGAGGTCCCGCGAGGGGATCCTCCGACACCGAGCAGCCGTCCCTAACCCACCGAGTTGAATCTCCCGGGCAGACTGCGCAACGGGGGCCGTTACTGGCCTGCTAATTTTCCCATGATTTTGAAAGCTAATTTTATATATTTggcaatttttttaatcattcaaatttggctgggtggttagtaacacatttttctgtggtgtgacaaacccagaatgcatatttatttttgccgtGCTCACTTTAGCCTTGTTTATAAGAAGTGCTCCATGTGAACATGTAAGTACATTTGTAGAGGATAACAAAGCTGTGCGTATGACAGCGATGTGATGTCAATGTTTCCATGCTGAGAGAGGAAGTGCTGCTCtgacccccctcctcctttcaGGTTGGAGCCTGCTGGAGTCCGATGGTTGACACCCGGTCTGAGGAAGTgtaagtgtgtttttaatttgattcGTGAAAACAAAGCGTCAACCATCTtcaaactgtgacatcactcattcaaatctgtgatgtcatcatcataGACGATAGATTAATAACTGCAGCTGTATTGTGTCTTGTTCTCTCCATCAGATTCCTGTGAACTCACACTCGACACAAACACAGTGAACAGAAACCTCAAACTGTCTGACAACAACAGGAAGGTGACACTTGTGGCGGGGTTTCAGTCGTATCCTGATCATCCAGACAGATTTGACAGTAGTTATCAGCTGCTGTGTACAACTGGTCTGACTGGtcgctgttactgggaggtcGAGTGTGGAAGAGAGGTTTCTATATCAGTGAGTTACAGAGGAATCAGCAGGAGAGGAAACGGAGAAGACGCTGTGTTTGGAAGGAATGATCAGTCCTGGAGTCTGTGTTGCTCTGATGGTCATCATTACTCTGTCTGGCACAATAACAGAAAAACACCCATCaccacctccttctcctcctcctcctcctccagtagAGTAGCAGTGTATGTAGACTGTCCTGCTGGcactctgtccttctacagcgtctcctCTGACACACTGATACACCTCCTCACCTTCTACACCACATTCACCGAACCTCTTTATCCTGGGTTTGGGGTTGGGGTTCGGGTTGGGTCTGATCTTATCTTTGAGAATATTAGGCTTACGGTGAAGTATATGTTTGGGGTTGATTCTGGTtattcagtgtctctgtgttctcCTCACTGATCTCTCAGTGATTGTAAATGCAGTTGGAGCAGGTGAGGGTGACCTGAGCTGGTCTGGACTCTGAGGGGTTGAGAGCTCTCTGGAAAGACGGTGACGTCTTGCCGGCCTGAGCCAACCCGTGACAACCTCCCCTTCTCCCCCTCAAACAAGCGTGTGTTGTGAGACTCAACTCTGTGCTGGAGACCAGGGAGACGTTTTTAAAAGTCTCTGGTTGTTCAGCTCTCACTACTTTTGTAGCTTCTAACTGAATCTCTGTGGTTTGAGGTGTAGTTTCTCTCCTGCGTCCCTGTTTGTACTTTCagatatctgctttattttaccATAAAGCCTCCATATAGGAGTCGTGTTAATTTGCTGCTGATGTCACAATAGCCGCAATATTGAGAATCCAACCGCAGGGGATTACAAGCAAACAGGCAGAGTCAGAAAGGCAGAggtgagtcagacagacagagtttttttttgtgtgtggctgtctggctcagggggggggggggaggcgcCCTagcgccctctattggccggccgccactggtCAGTAGGCTatattaaaaacaatcaaaCCAAGTTTATCATATTCTGTCATCCTTGTGGATTGTGGTTCATCATTATCTCCATTATCTATAACTTAGCATGGTTGTAAGAAATGCATTCATTTAATCATGACCTTGTTTCATTGTTCTTTAGAGCTCACTGGTATTTGTCCcattcctccatgtctctgATGAGCAGCACCTCAGCATCTTCAGCTGTTCTGTTCACTTTAATGAAGACTTCCATGATTGAATCTTCCTCTGATCAGGAAGCCTGTCGTTCTTCATGCCTTTTTTCCCTCTCAGCGCTTTGTAGCCTCAAGGCTGATTTACTTTACTTCGACTAAGTCTGTAATCTGACAGCAGAAGTCCGAAAGTCGAGCGATATTTT
This Sebastes fasciatus isolate fSebFas1 chromosome 17, fSebFas1.pri, whole genome shotgun sequence DNA region includes the following protein-coding sequences:
- the LOC141754991 gene encoding NACHT, LRR and PYD domains-containing protein 3-like isoform X7 — protein: MISQSANNMGTVQQSNGILYIRIHQKPDSPEPEPIRVLWGSHWFIYHPITFKDGRHSDEQRRKLEKPEPEPSCVSMKSDWSMDRPIAFKDGRHSVEQRVDQESSEVPSFQSAQQHQTHLDSIFMLLEENIVTFVKNELKKIQKVLSSDYPECLESEREDEDVLDGEDEEKRRSRDEFVKITLHFLRRMKQEKLADCLQSRTFAAVCQRELKSNLKKKFQCVFEGIAKAGNPTLFNQVYTELHITEGWPAEVNDEHEVRQIETASRKPHRPETTIRQEDIFKASPGRDEPIRTVMTTGVAGIGKTVLTQKFTLDWAEDKANQDIQFTFPFTFRELNVLKEKKYSLVELVHYFFTETKEAGICRFEEFQVVFIFDGLDECRLPLDFHNNEILTDVTESNSVDVLLTNLIRGNLLPSAHIWITTRPAAANQIPPECVDMVTEVRGFTDPQKEEYFRKRSRDEEQTSTIISHIKTSRTLHIMCHIPVFCWITSTVLEEVLKTIEGGELPKTLTELYIHFLVVQSKVKNIKYDGGAETDPHWSPESRKMIEYLGKLAFDQLQKGNLIFYESDLTECGIDIRAASVYSGVFTQIFKEERGLYQDKVFCFVHLTVQEFLAALHVHLTFINSGVNLMAEEVTTSQKSETHFYQSAVDKALQSPNGQLDLFLRFLLGLSLQTNQTLLRGLLTQTGSSSQTNQETVQHIRKKLDEDLSAEKSINLFHCLNELNDRSLVNGIQKYLRSGHLSIGNLSPAQWSALVFILLSSGEDLDVFDLKKYCASEEALLRLLPVVKASNKALLSGCNLSERSCEALSSVLSSRSSSLRELDLSNNNLQDSGVKWLSAGMESPHCTLETLRLSGCNLSERSCEALSSVLSSQSSSLRELDLSNNNLQDSGVKWLSAGLKSPHCTLETLRLSGCLITEEGCSFLASALSSNPSHLRELDLSYNHPGDSGGKLLSSGLEDPHWRLDTLRLEPAGVRWLTPGLRKYSCELTLDTNTVNRNLKLSDNNRKVTLVAGFQSYPDHPDRFDSSYQLLCTTGLTGRCYWEVECGREVSISVSYRGISRRGNGEDAVFGRNDQSWSLCCSDGHHYSVWHNNRKTPITTSFSSSSSSSRVAVYVDCPAGTLSFYSVSSDTLIHLLTFYTTFTEPLYPGFGVGYMFGVDSGYSVSLCSPH
- the LOC141754991 gene encoding NACHT, LRR and PYD domains-containing protein 3-like isoform X9; amino-acid sequence: MYKENGADGRARDGLVEVRGSRHVGLRPVFKIRRKLEKPEPEPSCVSMKSDWSMDRPIAFKDGRHSVEQRVDQESSEVPSFQSAQQHQTHLDSIFMLLEENIVTFVKNELKKIQKVLSSDYPECLESEREDEDVLDGEDEEKRRSRDEFVKITLHFLRRMKQEKLADCLQSRTFAAVCQRELKSNLKKKFQCVFEGIAKAGNPTLFNQVYTELHITEGWPAEVNDEHEVRQIETASRKPHRPETTIRQEDIFKASPGRDEPIRTVMTTGVAGIGKTVLTQKFTLDWAEDKANQDIQFTFPFTFRELNVLKEKKYSLVELVHYFFTETKEAGICRFEEFQVVFIFDGLDECRLPLDFHNNEILTDVTESNSVDVLLTNLIRGNLLPSAHIWITTRPAAANQIPPECVDMVTEVRGFTDPQKEEYFRKRSRDEEQTSTIISHIKTSRTLHIMCHIPVFCWITSTVLEEVLKTIEGGELPKTLTELYIHFLVVQSKVKNIKYDGGAETDPHWSPESRKMIEYLGKLAFDQLQKGNLIFYESDLTECGIDIRAASVYSGVFTQIFKEERGLYQDKVFCFVHLTVQEFLAALHVHLTFINSGVNLMAEEVTTSQKSETHFYQSAVDKALQSPNGQLDLFLRFLLGLSLQTNQTLLRGLLTQTGSSSQTNQETVQHIRKKLDEDLSAEKSINLFHCLNELNDRSLVNGIQKYLRSGHLSIGNLSPAQWSALVFILLSSGEDLDVFDLKKYCASEEALLRLLPVVKASNKALLSGCNLSERSCEALSSVLSSRSSSLRELDLSNNNLQDSGVKWLSAGMESPHCTLETLRLSGCNLSERSCEALSSVLSSQSSSLRELDLSNNNLQDSGVKWLSAGLKSPHCTLETLRLSGCLITEEGCSFLASALSSNPSHLRELDLSYNHPGDSGGKLLSSGLEDPHWRLDTLRLEPAGVRWLTPGLRKYSCELTLDTNTVNRNLKLSDNNRKVTLVAGFQSYPDHPDRFDSSYQLLCTTGLTGRCYWEVECGREVSISVSYRGISRRGNGEDAVFGRNDQSWSLCCSDGHHYSVWHNNRKTPITTSFSSSSSSSRVAVYVDCPAGTLSFYSVSSDTLIHLLTFYTTFTEPLYPGFGVGYMFGVDSGYSVSLCSPH
- the LOC141754991 gene encoding uncharacterized protein LOC141754991 isoform X2, which codes for MISQSANNMGTVQQSNGILYIRIHQKPDSPEPEPIRVLWGSHWFIYHPITFKDGRHSDEQRRKLEKPEPEPEPSCVSMKSDWSMDRPIAFKDGRHSVEQWRKLEKPEPEPSCVSMKSDWSMDRPIAFKDGRHSDEQRVDQESSEVPSFQSAQQHQTHLDSIFMLLEENIVTFVKNELKKIQKVLSSDYPECLESEREDEDVLDGEDEEKRRSRDEFVKITLHFLRRMKQEKLADCLQSRTFAAVCQRELKSNLKKKFQCVFEGIAKAGNPTLFNQVYTELHITEGWPAEVNDEHEVRQIETASRKPHRPETTIRQEDIFKASPGRDEPIRTVMTTGVAGIGKTVLTQKFTLDWAEDKANQDIQFTFPFTFRELNVLKEKKYSLVELVHYFFTETKEAGICRFEEFQVVFIFDGLDECRLPLDFHNNEILTDVTESNSVDVLLTNLIRGNLLPSAHIWITTRPAAANQIPPECVDMVTEVRGFTDPQKEEYFRKRSRDEEQTSTIISHIKTSRTLHIMCHIPVFCWITSTVLEEVLKTIEGGELPKTLTELYIHFLVVQSKVKNIKYDGGAETDPHWSPESRKMIEYLGKLAFDQLQKGNLIFYESDLTECGIDIRAASVYSGVFTQIFKEERGLYQDKVFCFVHLTVQEFLAALHVHLTFINSGVNLMAEEVTTSQKSETHFYQSAVDKALQSPNGQLDLFLRFLLGLSLQTNQTLLRGLLTQTGSSSQTNQETVQHIRKKLDEDLSAEKSINLFHCLNELNDRSLVNGIQKYLRSGHLSIGNLSPAQWSALVFILLSSGEDLDVFDLKKYCASEEALLRLLPVVKASNKALLSGCNLSERSCEALSSVLSSRSSSLRELDLSNNNLQDSGVKWLSAGMESPHCTLETLRLSGCNLSERSCEALSSVLSSQSSSLRELDLSNNNLQDSGVKWLSAGLKSPHCTLETLRLSGCLITEEGCSFLASALSSNPSHLRELDLSYNHPGDSGGKLLSSGLEDPHWRLDTLRLEPAGVRWLTPGLRKYSCELTLDTNTVNRNLKLSDNNRKVTLVAGFQSYPDHPDRFDSSYQLLCTTGLTGRCYWEVECGREVSISVSYRGISRRGNGEDAVFGRNDQSWSLCCSDGHHYSVWHNNRKTPITTSFSSSSSSSRVAVYVDCPAGTLSFYSVSSDTLIHLLTFYTTFTEPLYPGFGVGYMFGVDSGYSVSLCSPH
- the LOC141754991 gene encoding NACHT, LRR and PYD domains-containing protein 3-like isoform X11; the protein is MISQSANNMGTVQQSNGILYIRIHQKPDSPEPEPIRVLWGSHWFIYHPITFKDGRHSDEQRRKLEKPEPEPEPSCVSMKSDWSMDRPIAFKDGRHSVEQWRKLEKPEPEPSCVSMKSDWSMDRPIAFKDGRHSDEQRVDQESSEVPSFQSAQQHQTHLDSIFMLLEENIVTFVKNELKKIQKVLSSDYPECLESEREDEDVLDGEDEEKRRSRDEFVKITLHFLRRMKQEKLADCLQSRTFAAVCQRELKSNLKKKFQCVFEGIAKAGNPTLFNQVYTELHITEGWPAEVNDEHEVRQIETASRKPHRPETTIRQEDIFKASPGRDEPIRTVMTTGVAGIGKTVLTQKFTLDWAEDKANQDIQFTFPFTFRELNVLKEKKYSLVELVHYFFTETKEAGICRFEEFQVVFIFDGLDECRLPLDFHNNEILTDVTESNSVDVLLTNLIRGNLLPSAHIWITTRPAAANQIPPECVDMVTEVRGFTDPQKEEYFRKRSRDEEQTSTIISHIKTSRTLHIMCHIPVFCWITSTVLEEVLKTIEGGELPKTLTELYIHFLVVQSKVKNIKYDGGAETDPHWSPESRKMIEYLGKLAFDQLQKGNLIFYESDLTECGIDIRAASVYSGVFTQIFKEERGLYQDKVFCFVHLTVQEFLAALHVHLTFINSGVNLMAEEVTTSQKSETHFYQSAVDKALQSPNGQLDLFLRFLLGLSLQTNQTLLRGLLTQTGSSSQTNQETVQHIRKKLDEDLSAEKSINLFHCLNELNDRSLVNGIQKYLRSGHLSIGNLSPAQWSALVFILLSSGEDLDVFDLKKYCASEEALLRLLPVVKASNKALLSGCNLSERSCEALSSVLSSQSSSLRELDLSNNNLQDSGVKWLSAGLKSPHCTLETLRLSGCLITEEGCSFLASALSSNPSHLRELDLSYNHPGDSGGKLLSSGLEDPHWRLDTLRLEPAGVRWLTPGLRKYSCELTLDTNTVNRNLKLSDNNRKVTLVAGFQSYPDHPDRFDSSYQLLCTTGLTGRCYWEVECGREVSISVSYRGISRRGNGEDAVFGRNDQSWSLCCSDGHHYSVWHNNRKTPITTSFSSSSSSSRVAVYVDCPAGTLSFYSVSSDTLIHLLTFYTTFTEPLYPGFGVGYMFGVDSGYSVSLCSPH
- the LOC141754991 gene encoding NACHT, LRR and PYD domains-containing protein 3-like isoform X8, whose amino-acid sequence is MISQSANNMGTVQQSNGILYIRIHQKPDSPEPEPIRVLWGSHWFIYHPITFKDGRHSDEQRRKLEKPEPEPSCVSMKSDWSMDRPIAFKDGRHSDEQRVDQESSEVPSFQSAQQHQTHLDSIFMLLEENIVTFVKNELKKIQKVLSSDYPECLESEREDEDVLDGEDEEKRRSRDEFVKITLHFLRRMKQEKLADCLQSRTFAAVCQRELKSNLKKKFQCVFEGIAKAGNPTLFNQVYTELHITEGWPAEVNDEHEVRQIETASRKPHRPETTIRQEDIFKASPGRDEPIRTVMTTGVAGIGKTVLTQKFTLDWAEDKANQDIQFTFPFTFRELNVLKEKKYSLVELVHYFFTETKEAGICRFEEFQVVFIFDGLDECRLPLDFHNNEILTDVTESNSVDVLLTNLIRGNLLPSAHIWITTRPAAANQIPPECVDMVTEVRGFTDPQKEEYFRKRSRDEEQTSTIISHIKTSRTLHIMCHIPVFCWITSTVLEEVLKTIEGGELPKTLTELYIHFLVVQSKVKNIKYDGGAETDPHWSPESRKMIEYLGKLAFDQLQKGNLIFYESDLTECGIDIRAASVYSGVFTQIFKEERGLYQDKVFCFVHLTVQEFLAALHVHLTFINSGVNLMAEEVTTSQKSETHFYQSAVDKALQSPNGQLDLFLRFLLGLSLQTNQTLLRGLLTQTGSSSQTNQETVQHIRKKLDEDLSAEKSINLFHCLNELNDRSLVNGIQKYLRSGHLSIGNLSPAQWSALVFILLSSGEDLDVFDLKKYCASEEALLRLLPVVKASNKALLSGCNLSERSCEALSSVLSSRSSSLRELDLSNNNLQDSGVKWLSAGMESPHCTLETLRLSGCNLSERSCEALSSVLSSQSSSLRELDLSNNNLQDSGVKWLSAGLKSPHCTLETLRLSGCLITEEGCSFLASALSSNPSHLRELDLSYNHPGDSGGKLLSSGLEDPHWRLDTLRLEPAGVRWLTPGLRKYSCELTLDTNTVNRNLKLSDNNRKVTLVAGFQSYPDHPDRFDSSYQLLCTTGLTGRCYWEVECGREVSISVSYRGISRRGNGEDAVFGRNDQSWSLCCSDGHHYSVWHNNRKTPITTSFSSSSSSSRVAVYVDCPAGTLSFYSVSSDTLIHLLTFYTTFTEPLYPGFGVGYMFGVDSGYSVSLCSPH